From Rutidosis leptorrhynchoides isolate AG116_Rl617_1_P2 chromosome 3, CSIRO_AGI_Rlap_v1, whole genome shotgun sequence, a single genomic window includes:
- the LOC139901339 gene encoding cysteine-rich receptor-like protein kinase 2 produces MANKWCQMMIAALMFMVCLTTTVKSQPQTNLLITGCSQINATNLQSFFSNLNETFRDIRIQLSNNTYFATSEQTRNSEPVYVLAQCRNYMSTNDCLSCFDTAREDIRTCAAANGARVVLDGCFLRYESNSFYDQTTLPGNQGLCGNITSSQQSAFETVVDGLLYNLSIATPKINNFYAAATAPVSGTNTSTAYAIAQCAETVTKDGCDNCLKVAYANIKTCATDVTDGRAVDSGCFMRYSASPFFANNKTIDIAPFLLQDKSSSNKGAIIGGIVGGVGFLIILLIVLLFWYRRSQKTAPGGSLYGATELQGPKDYSYGDLKKATKDFKEENKLGEGGFGDVFKGTVTDGNVIAVKRLALGSNTAKDNFESEVRVISNVHHRNLIRLLGCCSKGPELLLVLEYMANGSLEKFLYGEKKGTLNWKQRCDIIFGTARGLAYLHEQYHVTIIHRDIKPSNILLDNDFQPKIADFGLARLLPEDQTHISTRFAGTLGYTAPEYAIHGQLSEKVDTYSFGIVALEIISGKKCTDIPNESAGEQYLLEHAWNLYDTRMHLKLVDETLNPSEYREDDIKKIIEIALMCTQSPVSVRPTMSEVVMLLSDRSRVQNPPSRQNVDLANIRIQIDNSSSTTLSISNADATITELTGR; encoded by the exons ATGGCTAATAAATGGTGCCAGATGATGATTGCAGCCTTAATGTTCATGGTCTGTCTCACAACCACAGTCAAATCACAACCACAAACAAATTTACTAATCACTGGTTGCAGCCAAATCAACGCCACCAATCTTCAAAGTTTCTTTAGCAATCTAAATGAAACTTTCAGAGACATCCGAATTCAATTATCAAATAACACCTACTTTGCAACCTCAGAACAAACCAGGAATTCGGAACCAGTTTATGTCTTGGCTCAGTGCAGGAACTACATGTCCACCAACGATTGTTTGAGTTGTTTCGATACTGCTAGGGAGGATATACGCACCTGCGCTGCGGCTAATGGTGCCCGAGTCGTACTCGATGGCTGCTTTCTGAG GTACGAGAGTAATTCTTTCTACGATCAAACAACATTACCGGGAAATCAGGGCCTATGTGGCAACATTACGTCATCACAACAGAGCGCTTTCGAAACAGTTGTGGACGGATTATTATACAATCTTTCAATCGCCACCCCTAAAATAAACAATTTCTATGCTGCGGCTACTGCACCAGTTTCCGGTACTAATACAAGTACCGCGTACGCAATAGCACAATGTGCTGAAACTGTAACAAAAGATGGATGTGATAATTGCTTAAAAGTTGCATATGCTAATATAAAGACTTGTGCTACTGATGTTACTGATGGTAGAGCTGTTGATTCTGGTTGTTTTATGCGGTACTCTGCATCTCCGTTTTTCGCCAACAATAAAACTATTGATATCGCACCGTTTTTACTACAAGATA AAAGTTCAAGTAATAAGGGGGCAATTATAGGTGGTATTGTTGGAGGAGTTGGTTTTTTGATCATTTTGCTAATAGTTTTACTTTTTTGGTATCGTCGTTCGCAAAAAACAGCACCTGGAG GTAGTTTGTATGGGGCAACTGAATTACAAGGTCCAAAGGATTATAGCTATGGCGATCTTAAAAAGGCGACAAAAGATTTTAAGGAAGAAAATAAACTTGGAGAAGGAGGGTTTGGAGATGTGTTCAAG GGGACTGTGACGGATGGAAACGTTATTGCGGTAAAGAGACTAGCCTTAGGATCCAATACAGCAAAGGATAACTTTGAGAGTGAAGTGCGCGTTATTAGTAATGTTCATCATCGTAACCTTATTCGCCTTCTTGGATGTTGTAGCAAAGGGCCAGAATTACTTCTAGTCCTTGAGTATATGGCCAATGGAAGCCTCGAAAAGTTCCTATACG GTGAAAAGAAGGGGACCTTAAACTGGAAACAACGATGCGATATTATATTTGGTACAGCTAGGGGTCTTGCGTATCTACATGAACAGTACCATGTAACCATTATTCATAGAGACATAAAACCAAGCAACATATTACTTGACAACGATTTTCAGCCGAAAATTGCTGATTTTGGATTGGCAAGGCTTCTACCTGAGGACCAGACCCATATTAGCACTAGATTTGCAGGAACTTT GGGTTATACAGCACCAGAATATGCAATCCACGGACAGTTGTCCGAGAAAGTTGATACCTACAGTTTTGGTATCGTCGCCCTTGAAATTATTAGCGGGAAAAAATGCACGGATATTCCAAACGAATCTGCTGGTGAACAGTACCTCCTTGAACAT GCTTGGAATCTATATGATACTCGAATGCACTTGAAGTTGGTTGATGAGACATTAAACCCAAGTGAGTACAGAGAAGACGATATAAAGAAGATCATAGAAATAGCGCTGATGTGCACTCAGTCGCCGGTTTCAGTCAGGCCAACGATGTCCGAAGTTGTGATGCTTTTAAGTGATCGATCACGAGTGCAGAATCCACCAAGTAGACAAAATGTGGATTTAGCCAATATAAGGATACAAATTGATAACTCGTCATCTACTACTTTGTCAATCAGCAATGCTGATGCGACAATCACTGAATTAACAGGACGATAA
- the LOC139900281 gene encoding uncharacterized protein has translation MQHDSSSKVIVGPNVWKWKVGNGANILFWHDVWLNDLCFKEVYPSLFDSSSNQFASVGQCFCSFSSNRLIFNEWVLGLLRPLSFFNSSKLRELGLLLTQVRLDPSIEDSLIWSASPEGVYSVSDVVRILAQSNVVKTPSWPKVVWGNNVPSKVMLFHWLAIRNCIPVYEVLISRHIVPSPHSNLYIWCLEEIETVNHLLLHCKWSSRIWSDLFYWWNLAWVMPASIEEFSLDWYHGMGIKAAKFWKLIGPTTLWAIWLARNDFIFNRKFVCRSVVVRNIKLKSFLWATNLKLCNGFQFYVWDHNPSLLCF, from the coding sequence ATGCAACATGATTCTTCGTCTAAAGTCATCGTTGGTCCGAATGTTTGGAAGTGGAAGGTAGGCAATGGTGCTAATATCTTATTTTGGCATGATGTTTGGTTAAATGATCTTTGTTTTAAGGAAGTATACCCCTCTCTGTTCGATTCAAGCAGCAACCAGTTTGCTTCGGTTGGTCAGTGCTTCTGCTCCTTTTCTTCTAACAGGCTTATTTTCAATGAGTGGGTTTTGGGCCTTTTAAGGCCACTGTCCTTTTTTAACTCAAGTAAATTGCGTGAGTTAGGCCTTCTCCTTACTCAGGTTCGCTTAGATCCTAGTATAGAAGACTCTTTGATTTGGTCTGCGTCTCCGGAAGGTGTTTATTCGGTGTCCGATGTGGTCCGAATTCTCGCTCAATCTAATGTGGTCAAAACTCCATCGTGGCCTAAAGTCGTTTGGGGCAACAATGTTCCTTCCAAAGTCATGTTATTCCATTGGCTTGCAATTCGTAATTGTATCCCCGTGTATGAGGTTCTAATTTCGAGACATATTGTACCATCTCCGCATTCCAACTTGTATATTTGGTGTTTGGAGGAAATCGAGACGGTCAATCATCTCTTGTTACATTGCAAGTGGTCATCTAGGATTTGGTCGGACTTGTTTTATTGGTGGAATCTTGCTTGGGTTATGCCGGCTTCTATTGAGGAGTTCTCTTTGGATTGGTATCATGGTATGGGGATTAAAGCGGCCAAGTTTTGGAAGTTGATTGGCCCCACAACGCTTTGGGCAATTTGGTTGGCAAGAAACGATTTTATCTTCAATCGAAAGTTTGTTTGCCGCTCGGTTGTGGTGCGCAATATAAAGCTCAAGTCATTCCTTTGGGCTACGAATCTTAAGCTTTGCAATGGTTTTCAATTCTATGTTTGGGATCATAATCCTTCTCTTTTATGTTTTTAG
- the LOC139900280 gene encoding uncharacterized protein → MKSRVFFRYMIYITQSLKNLFVLKFTWEGPLGKFSRIDRVLINSKWALLWPDAILQTDQSDRSDHKPIIWAKKLLFSGDLKTWNSQNQDADFVNLKSIVAEIKRLKFCFQSRDLSLLETSKLAALKASKKQISITIESKRRLQSRFLWLKLGDKNSRFFHLASRIRQQSSYVAGMQINGLWVDDPILVKEHAVSFFENLFSAIPSRSDIIDVDWGSLGLACVPAPVGSMIEAQFTASEVASVIRGFEGNKTPGPDGFSLHFF, encoded by the exons ATGAAAAGTAGGGTTTTTTTTAGGTATATGATTTACATTACGCAATCTCTTAAAAATTTGTTCGTGTTAAAG TTTACGTGGGAAGGCCCGCTAGGTAAATTTTCGCGTATTGATAGAGTGCTTATCAATAGTAAATGGGCCCTTTTGTGGCCTGATGCGATTCTTCAAACCGATCAATCGGACCGATCCGATCATAAACCCATTATATGGGCTAAAAAACTTTTATTCTCGG GAGATTTAAAAACCTGGAATTCTCAAAATCAAGATGCTGATTTCGTTAATCTCAAGTCAATTGTGGCTGAAATAAAAAGGTTAAAGTTTTGTTTCCAAAGTCGTGATCTTTCTCTGTTGGAAACAAGCAAATTGGCAGCCTTAAAAGCAAGCAAAAAACAAATCTCCATTACTATAGAATCCAAAAGAAGGCTGCAGTCTCGTTTCCTATGGTTAAAGTTGGGTGACAAAAATTCGAGATTTTTTCATCTTGCCTCTCGCATCCGACAACAATCTTCTTATGTAGCAGGTATGCAAATCAATGGTTTATGGGTTGATGATCCAATTTTAGTTAAAGAACATGCTGTTTCGTTCTTTGAAAATTTGTTCTCTGCTATACCTTCAAGATCCGATATTATTGATGTGGATTGGGGTTCTCTTGGCCTGGCATGTGTTCCTGCTCCAGTTGGTTCTATGATAGAGGCCCAATTTACTGCTTCTGAGGTGGCTTCTGTTATTCGGGGTTTCGAGGGTAACAAAACTCCCGGACCGGATGGCTTCTcgcttcattttttttaa